From the Bacteroidota bacterium genome, one window contains:
- a CDS encoding c-type cytochrome, with protein MARHLIVFFFLIIFTVLFAGFIQDNPYFEIHPEDVELKIPKGFPEPLYDLKNNKITVAGFTLGRKLFYDPILSKDYFTSCASCHQRFAAFAHIDHALSHGMLGQIGKRNVPALQNLIWKDAFMADGGINHLDLQPLAPLTSPIEMGESLDTVLMKLQKDSIYPGLFKKAFGTTDITSERLLKSLSQFLALMVSSNSRFDKYLEGKETFSDQETRGLNLFRTKCENCHKEPLFTDNSYRNIGLKPDSALKDSGRAAITGKAEDYMRFKVPSLRNVERTYPYMHDGRFRNLNEVMKHYAEGKFYTDNFDQSIQRAVGLTEQEQSDLIAFLKTLTDNTFLMDRRFADPSMR; from the coding sequence ATGGCTAGACATCTGATTGTATTTTTTTTCCTGATTATTTTTACCGTTTTGTTCGCGGGTTTCATACAGGATAATCCGTATTTCGAAATCCATCCGGAGGATGTGGAATTGAAAATTCCCAAAGGATTTCCCGAACCCTTGTACGATCTGAAGAATAATAAAATCACAGTTGCTGGATTTACGCTTGGGAGAAAATTGTTTTACGATCCCATTCTTTCAAAAGATTATTTCACCAGTTGCGCGAGTTGTCATCAGCGTTTCGCCGCATTTGCCCACATTGATCACGCGCTGAGTCATGGAATGCTGGGACAAATTGGAAAACGAAATGTTCCTGCTTTACAAAACCTGATCTGGAAAGACGCGTTTATGGCGGATGGAGGAATCAATCATCTCGATCTGCAACCTCTGGCGCCGCTGACAAGTCCGATTGAAATGGGGGAGAGCCTGGATACTGTGCTGATGAAATTGCAAAAAGATTCAATCTACCCCGGACTTTTCAAAAAAGCATTTGGAACAACTGACATCACCTCCGAGCGACTGCTAAAATCTCTTTCACAATTTTTAGCGTTGATGGTTTCTTCAAATTCAAGGTTTGATAAATATCTGGAAGGGAAAGAGACCTTTTCTGATCAGGAAACGAGAGGGTTGAATCTGTTCCGAACTAAATGTGAAAATTGTCACAAGGAGCCCTTGTTTACAGATAACTCCTACCGGAACATCGGATTGAAACCCGATTCAGCATTGAAAGATTCTGGACGTGCAGCAATCACCGGGAAGGCGGAGGATTATATGCGTTTCAAAGTTCCTTCCTTGCGTAACGTCGAAAGAACTTATCCATACATGCACGATGGAAGATTCCGGAATCTCAATGAAGTCATGAAGCATTATGCCGAAGGAAAATTTTATACAGATAATTTTGATCAGAGTATCCAGCGTGCCGTGGGCTTGACCGAACAGGAGCAA